The following are from one region of the Cytobacillus firmus genome:
- the modB gene encoding molybdate ABC transporter permease subunit, translating to MIQSEYFWSPVKLSLEIASISLLAVLVIGVLAAKLMANRTFKGQAIIDTLLLLPLVLPPSVVGFLLIVVFGKQSFVGRGIESLFNGPVIFTWWAAVIAAAVVAFPLMYQSARAGFESIDNEVEDASRVDGASDLKVFLHVTMPLASKAIMTGAILSFARAIGEFGATLMFAGNIPGKTQTLPTAIYVAMDSGDMELAWMWVSIILLISTSMLVFMNFIKKRF from the coding sequence ATGATTCAATCCGAATACTTTTGGTCACCGGTTAAACTCTCACTGGAAATTGCCTCTATATCGCTTCTCGCTGTTTTAGTAATAGGGGTTTTAGCTGCAAAACTGATGGCAAATCGGACGTTTAAAGGCCAGGCAATTATAGATACTTTGCTGCTTTTGCCATTGGTCCTTCCGCCTTCCGTTGTAGGATTTTTGCTTATTGTGGTTTTTGGAAAGCAATCTTTCGTCGGACGAGGGATTGAATCGCTGTTTAACGGGCCAGTCATATTCACGTGGTGGGCTGCTGTTATTGCAGCGGCCGTTGTAGCCTTCCCTCTGATGTATCAATCTGCCAGGGCTGGTTTTGAATCCATTGACAATGAGGTTGAAGACGCCTCTAGAGTCGATGGTGCATCAGATTTAAAGGTTTTTCTGCATGTAACGATGCCGCTGGCTTCTAAAGCTATCATGACAGGAGCAATATTAAGCTTTGCAAGGGCAATAGGAGAATTCGGTGCCACATTAATGTTTGCAGGCAATATTCCCGGAAAGACACAAACACTTCCCACCGCGATCTACGTTGCTATGGATTCAGGAGATATGGAACTGGCTTGGATGTGGGTTTCAATTATATTACTGATTTCAACTTCCATGCTTGTGTTCATGAATTTTATAAAAAAACGGTTTTAG
- a CDS encoding iron-containing alcohol dehydrogenase produces MYNAYCRMVQKTFKLASPFLPWREPELLEGANSLDKLPDVIKKNDISRILIVTDSGISALGLMNGLLLNLQKKSIEFYIYDQTIPNPTITNIEEALDVYKKKDCQGIIAFGGGSPIDCAKGVGARVVRPEKSISQMKGQFKVRKKLPPIFAVPTTAGTGSEATVAAVITDSESHEKYAIIDLNLIPHYAVLDPLITLQMPPHITAATGMDALTHAIEAYIGRSNTAETRKFSIDAVRLIYNNLYETYKNGENLTARANMQKAAYLAGLAFTRAYVGNVHAIAHTLGGFYSVPHGLANAVILSYVLEHYGETVWDPLAELAVAARIGNATDSAEENARNFILSIKSLNSSMGIPPKVSGIQDRDIPIMAERALKEANPLYPVPKIFSRDDMFRLYQLIKE; encoded by the coding sequence ATGTATAATGCATACTGCCGAATGGTTCAAAAAACCTTCAAGCTGGCATCGCCTTTTCTGCCATGGCGGGAACCGGAATTATTAGAAGGCGCCAATAGCCTGGATAAGCTTCCGGATGTAATTAAGAAGAATGACATCAGCAGAATTCTGATTGTAACTGACAGCGGCATCAGTGCTCTTGGCCTAATGAATGGTTTGCTGTTAAATTTACAGAAAAAGAGCATTGAGTTTTATATATATGATCAAACCATTCCAAATCCTACAATTACGAATATAGAAGAAGCACTTGACGTATATAAAAAAAAGGATTGCCAGGGGATTATAGCTTTTGGCGGGGGTTCTCCGATTGATTGCGCCAAAGGAGTTGGTGCAAGAGTTGTGAGGCCAGAGAAAAGCATTTCACAAATGAAAGGCCAATTTAAGGTTAGAAAAAAGCTCCCTCCCATTTTTGCAGTCCCGACCACAGCAGGTACTGGAAGTGAAGCCACTGTTGCTGCGGTCATTACTGACAGCGAATCACACGAGAAATATGCGATCATTGATTTGAACTTAATCCCGCATTATGCTGTTCTTGACCCGTTGATTACTTTACAAATGCCTCCTCATATAACAGCTGCAACCGGTATGGATGCACTAACCCATGCCATCGAAGCCTACATTGGCAGAAGCAATACAGCAGAGACTAGAAAATTCAGCATTGATGCAGTCCGGCTCATTTATAATAATCTTTATGAAACATACAAGAATGGAGAAAATCTGACGGCAAGAGCCAATATGCAGAAAGCTGCTTATCTTGCAGGACTGGCTTTCACCAGGGCCTACGTTGGCAATGTTCATGCTATTGCCCATACACTCGGAGGTTTTTATTCGGTCCCTCACGGTTTGGCAAATGCCGTCATCCTTTCATATGTCCTGGAGCATTATGGAGAGACAGTATGGGATCCTTTGGCTGAGCTGGCAGTGGCCGCACGTATCGGCAATGCGACAGATTCGGCTGAAGAAAATGCCCGAAATTTTATTCTTAGCATAAAATCCCTAAACAGCAGCATGGGGATTCCGCCAAAAGTGAGCGGAATTCAAGACAGGGACATTCCAATCATGGCTGAACGTGCCTTAAAGGAAGCAAATCCCCTGTATCCTGTTCCGAAAATCTTCAGCAGAGATGATATGTTTAGACTGTACCAGCTGATAAAAGAGTAA
- a CDS encoding MarR family winged helix-turn-helix transcriptional regulator yields MKRSCPNPAFLILMQTSKSIHECIKDSITKFSLSMTEFAVLEALYHKDMQTIHEIGKRILITSGSMTYVIDKLVEKGYAKRNACPNDRRAIHIGLTDKGNKLLEEIMPKHQQWVNTFFEELNSAELDHLVNLLEKVKKRTES; encoded by the coding sequence ATGAAAAGGTCGTGCCCTAATCCGGCCTTCCTGATTCTCATGCAGACATCCAAATCCATTCATGAATGCATAAAGGACAGTATCACCAAATTTAGCCTTAGCATGACCGAGTTTGCAGTGCTGGAAGCTCTATACCACAAAGATATGCAAACGATACACGAAATTGGTAAGAGGATATTAATTACGAGCGGCTCGATGACTTATGTAATTGATAAGCTTGTGGAAAAGGGATATGCAAAACGGAACGCATGTCCTAATGACCGCCGGGCGATTCATATTGGTTTAACTGACAAAGGAAATAAGTTATTGGAAGAGATTATGCCGAAACACCAGCAATGGGTTAATACATTTTTTGAAGAACTGAATTCAGCTGAGCTGGATCATTTAGTAAATTTACTTGAAAAAGTTAAAAAACGAACAGAGAGTTAA
- a CDS encoding ring-cleaving dioxygenase: MGRKTSGIHHITAIVGHPQENVDFYAGVLGLRMVKQTVNFDDPGTYHLYFGNEEGKPGTIITFFPWANAFQGVIGDGQVGVTSYAIPMGALGFWQDRFEKFNISYTMEKRFGEESIKLLDPHGLVLEMVEREEGEMNTWSFGGITPDAAIKGFAGATLYSTQPEQTAHLLETVMGLERIGEEGEMIRFQSTARIGNVIDLKKTSGKRGQMGVGTVHHIAWRAEDDEDQLEWQEYVRSNGYGVTPVRDRNYFNAIYFREQGELLFEIATDPPGFAHDESPGKMGEKLMLPEQYEDMRNHIERKLIPIEVRELD, from the coding sequence GTGGGCAGAAAAACTAGTGGGATCCATCATATCACTGCCATCGTCGGCCATCCGCAGGAGAATGTCGATTTTTATGCAGGAGTACTGGGTTTGAGAATGGTCAAGCAGACCGTAAATTTTGATGACCCCGGCACTTATCATCTCTACTTTGGCAATGAAGAAGGAAAGCCGGGGACAATCATTACTTTCTTTCCATGGGCGAATGCTTTCCAGGGAGTCATAGGGGATGGCCAGGTTGGGGTAACCTCCTATGCCATTCCCATGGGTGCCCTTGGATTTTGGCAAGACAGATTTGAGAAGTTTAATATTTCTTACACAATGGAAAAAAGATTCGGAGAAGAGTCGATTAAGCTTCTTGATCCACATGGCCTTGTATTAGAAATGGTAGAAAGAGAAGAGGGAGAGATGAATACATGGTCTTTTGGAGGCATCACTCCTGATGCTGCAATAAAGGGTTTTGCTGGAGCGACACTATATTCAACCCAGCCTGAGCAAACGGCACATTTGCTTGAAACAGTTATGGGCCTTGAACGCATTGGGGAAGAGGGAGAAATGATCCGGTTCCAATCCACTGCCCGGATCGGCAATGTCATTGACCTGAAAAAAACTTCCGGCAAGCGCGGCCAGATGGGTGTCGGCACAGTCCATCATATCGCCTGGCGGGCAGAAGATGACGAGGATCAATTGGAGTGGCAGGAATATGTGAGATCAAATGGATATGGTGTGACGCCAGTCAGGGACCGGAATTATTTTAATGCCATTTACTTTCGGGAGCAAGGGGAACTTCTTTTTGAAATTGCAACCGACCCACCTGGATTTGCGCATGACGAATCACCTGGGAAAATGGGAGAGAAGCTGATGCTTCCAGAACAATATGAGGATATGAGAAATCACATCGAGCGGAAACTAATCCCAATTGAAGTTAGAGAATTGGATTAA
- a CDS encoding alpha/beta hydrolase — protein MKHIFQKGKDASKPVLLLLHGTGGTETDLLQLAGHIDPEASVLSVRGNVLEHGMPRFFRRLAEGVFDEEDLIFRTKELNDFLDEAAQKYEFKRENIVAIGYSNGANIAGSLLFHHKNSLRAAILHHPMVPRRCAELPDLSGTSVFIAAGTNDPICPAEESTDLQSLLESAGAKVELHWESFGHQLTMGEVQAAARWYKQI, from the coding sequence TTGAAACATATTTTTCAAAAAGGAAAAGATGCTTCTAAACCTGTGTTATTGCTGCTTCACGGAACAGGAGGTACAGAAACTGACCTGCTTCAGCTTGCAGGGCATATTGATCCTGAGGCATCTGTCCTTAGTGTGCGGGGAAATGTGCTGGAACATGGTATGCCGAGGTTTTTCCGGAGACTGGCAGAAGGTGTCTTTGATGAAGAAGATTTGATTTTTCGCACTAAAGAATTAAACGATTTTTTAGATGAAGCTGCACAGAAATATGAATTTAAACGTGAAAACATAGTGGCAATTGGCTATTCGAATGGAGCTAATATTGCAGGAAGCTTATTATTCCATCATAAAAACTCATTAAGAGCGGCGATTCTGCATCATCCGATGGTTCCAAGGCGTTGTGCTGAATTGCCTGATCTTAGCGGAACATCGGTATTTATCGCTGCAGGAACCAATGACCCGATTTGTCCTGCAGAAGAATCAACTGATTTACAGTCTTTATTGGAAAGTGCAGGAGCGAAAGTCGAGCTTCACTGGGAAAGTTTTGGACACCAATTAACCATGGGTGAAGTTCAGGCTGCAGCCCGCTGGTATAAACAAATATAA